TCGATTTGATGATTGTTTTCACTGCGGTTGATTGCGTTAAATTGCGGACGGTTTGCTTGGTTTTCAAGAATCCAGCCCTTTGCAAACACACCAGTTTGAATATCTTTTAATACTTCCTTCATCCGTGCTTTTGTTTCTTCATTTACAACACGTGGACCGGAAACGAAATCTCCCCATTGCGCAGTATCGGAGATAGAATAGCGCATGTTTTCTAGTCCACCTTCATATAAAAGGTCAACGATTAATTTCAATTCATGTAAACACTCAAAGTAAGCGACTTCTGGCTGATATCCAGCTTCGACGAGAGTCTCAAAGCCTGCTTTGATTAGGGCAGTAGCACCGCCGCAAAGAACAGCTTGCTCTCCGAAAAGGTCGGTTTCTGTTTCTTCTTGGAATGTAGTTTCCAATACTCCGGCACGAGCTGCACCAATACCTTTCGCATAGGCTAGGGCAACATCACGTGCTTGACCTGTATAGTCTTGATAAACTGCATAAAGGGCAGGGACGCCGGCGCCTTCTGTGTAAGTACGGCGAACCAAATGCCCTGGTCCTTTAGGGGCAACTAGAAATACGTCAACATCTGCCGGAGGTACGATTTGGCTAAAATGAATATTAAAGCCATGGGCAAATACAAGAGCATTACCAGCTTCAAGGTTTGGTTTGATGCTTTCTTCATAAACCTTTGGTTGCATTTCGTCAGGGAGAAGAACCATAACCACGTCTGCAGCGGCTGTTGCTTCAGCAACAGAACGAACATCGACACCATCTTCCACTGCTTTATCCCATGATTTTCCACCTCTTAGACCAACCACAACATCAAAGCCGCTTTCTTTTAAGTTAAGAGCATGAGCATGGCCTTGCGAGCCATAGCCGATTACCGCGATTTTTTTTCCTTGTAAAACTTCCTCTTGAATATCTCCGTTATAAAGTACTTTTACCATAATGAATCATCCTTTCAGGAATATTATTATTTTATAAGTGAATATGTTGCTAGTTCGTTTACTTGCGGTTGGTGCCCGCGTTGTAGGGCTGTTAGTCCAGTTCTGGCAATTTCTTTAATGCCGTAGGGGCGGAGCAATTCAATCAAGGCATCGATTTTATCAGGACGACCAGTGATTTGAACTGCTAAACTATCTTTACTCACGTCAATGACCATTGCGCGGAAAGGATCGATGATTCCATTAATTTCACTGCGAAGTTGACTGCTGCTGGCTACCTTTATTAGGGCAAGCTCCCTGGCAACAACCGCTTTATCGGTAATGTCGGAAACTTTTAATACATCAATTTGCTTGTTTAATTGTTTTGTAACCTGCTCGAGTCGCTGCTCATCTTCCACCTCCACCACTAGGGTCATTTTGGAAATGCCCTCGGATTCTGTAGATCCGACTGAGATACTCTCGATATTGAACTGCCGCCTTTGCAAGAGACCGGTCACACGATTTAGTACACCGCTTCGATCCTGGACTGTTAAGGTTATGATCCGTTTCATGGTTTCACCCCAATCATTTCATGAATTCCTTTGCCAGGAGCAATCATTGGAAAAACTTTTTCCTCCTGCAGCACACGGCAATCAACAAGAACAGGACCATTATAGGCAAATACTTCTGGTAAAACTGTGATCAGTTCTTCCTGATTGGCAACCTTGTATCCGCGAATC
The DNA window shown above is from Neobacillus sp. WH10 and carries:
- the ilvC gene encoding ketol-acid reductoisomerase; protein product: MVKVLYNGDIQEEVLQGKKIAVIGYGSQGHAHALNLKESGFDVVVGLRGGKSWDKAVEDGVDVRSVAEATAAADVVMVLLPDEMQPKVYEESIKPNLEAGNALVFAHGFNIHFSQIVPPADVDVFLVAPKGPGHLVRRTYTEGAGVPALYAVYQDYTGQARDVALAYAKGIGAARAGVLETTFQEETETDLFGEQAVLCGGATALIKAGFETLVEAGYQPEVAYFECLHELKLIVDLLYEGGLENMRYSISDTAQWGDFVSGPRVVNEETKARMKEVLKDIQTGVFAKGWILENQANRPQFNAINRSENNHQIEKVGRELRALMPFIKKPVSEKKEVVVNGSR
- the ilvN gene encoding acetolactate synthase small subunit, giving the protein MKRIITLTVQDRSGVLNRVTGLLQRRQFNIESISVGSTESEGISKMTLVVEVEDEQRLEQVTKQLNKQIDVLKVSDITDKAVVARELALIKVASSSQLRSEINGIIDPFRAMVIDVSKDSLAVQITGRPDKIDALIELLRPYGIKEIARTGLTALQRGHQPQVNELATYSLIK